The Spiroplasma culicicola AES-1 genomic sequence AGATAATAAGTGGGGAATTTATTTATATGGAAAAAGAATTTAGATCATTTGAAGAAATAAATGGTTCAAATGTAAATGAAAAAAGAGAAAATGAGATTGTAAAAAAATATAAAGGACTTTTAATTGCAAATTTAGTATTAAACTTTGTTCCAATTTTATTGTTTATTATACTTGGAATTTTAATACCCTATATTGCACTATATTTAGTGCCAATGTTAGTTATAATTGTGCCAATTATTATTATTTCTGGTTTACTTATAAAAGATCCAAAGAATAAAAATTTGGTTATTGCATTATACTTTTTATTAACTTTTTACAATTGAATTTCACTTATTTTAATTACCATTTATGGTTATAAATTAGATTTTTAGAGCTATGAATTAAGACAAACAATTATAAGTATTGTTTGTTTTTATTTTCAAATTAAACAATAAATAAAGCCTTTTAATTGTGTATATTTTTTAAAAATTAATTGAAAAATATACACAATCGTATTTAATTTGTTATAATAAATATTGTTGAATTTTAGATAATTCAGCACAAAATGAAAATTTGTATTATAATATTTTTGGTTGTTTTTATTACACATTATGCGCCCTTAGATCAATTGGATAGATCGTTTGACTACGGATCAAAAGGTTAGGGGTTCGAGTCCCTTAGGGCGTGCCATTATTAGAAACAATCAATGAATATTATTAAGCAATGATATTCATTAGAATCCGGGAAGTGGCTCAGCTTGGTAGAGCATTCGGTTTGGGACCGAAGGGTCGCAGGTTCGAATCCTGTCTTCCCGACCATTTAATTTAATATTATTTTTTATATATGGGCCCGTAGCTCAGCTGGGAGAGCACCTGCCTTGCACGCAGGGGGTCGACGGTTCGATCCCGTTCGGGTCCACCATATATATGGCGGGGTAGCTCAGTTGGTTAGAGCGCTCGGCTCATACCCGGGAGGTCAAGAGTTCAAGTCTCTTCCCCGCTACCATATATTTATATTTTATGGACCTTTAGCTCAGTTGGTTAGAGCATCCGGCTCATAACCGGATGGTCATTGGTTCGAGTCCAATAAGGTCCACCATAATTTGACTCCAAAAATGAATGCGCGAATTATGAGGGACATAATTTCAAAATTGAATTACGGAAGATTACCCAAGTCTGGCTGAAGGGGTCGGTCTTGAAAACCGAGAGTCGGGGAAACCCGAGCGGGGGTTCGAATCCCTCATCTTCCGCCATTTATATCGCGGGGTGGAGCAGTTGGTAGCTCGTCGGGCTCATAACCCGAAGGTCGTAGGTTCAAGTCCTGCCCCCGCAACCATTTTGGCCCCATAGCGAAGTTGGTTATCGCGCCTCCCTGTCACGGAGGAGACCACGGGTTCGAGTCCCGTTGGGGTCGCCATTATTATTGGTTTTGTAGCTCAGTTGGTAGAGCAGTTGACTGAAGCTCAACGTGTCGGCGGTTCAATTCCGTCCAAAACCACCATCCAAAGAAACTGTTAAATCTCTTTTATAAGAGATTTTTTTATTTTATAAAATGATTTTTATAGGGGTTGTATAAAATTTTAAATTCTATACAATTGAAATTAAAGAAAGTGAGATGTAAAAATGCTTAGAAAAATCAATAGTAAGTTAATTCTAAAAACTGCGTTTATTATTGCCTTGATAATGCATTTTTCATATTCACTAATTCAATCAACAGGAATTGTAGATACACATGAATCATTTTTAATTTTTGATAGATCAAGAGTTACTATGAATATTATTTTTGCTTTTGCATTATTAATTGCTATTATTACTGAATTTTCAAAATTCTTAAATATTGTTGAAAAAAATTCAATACATAAAGATTCATTAAAATGAATTATTCAAAGAGATAATTTAGTTTTATTTGCTAAATTAACTTTAATGACTGTGCCATTTGTAATAGCACAATTACTACGTTTCTTTTTAAAACATAGTTTAGATACAACTTCAGCATTTGATATTTTTGTTTTAACATGGGCATCATTTGCATTAGCATTGGCTATAATATCAATTTTAATGTATGCTGTTTATAAATTTATTTTTTCAAAATCATGAATTCAAACTCAAGATAAAGAAGTTGATTACTTAATTTGATCACTATATTTTGATGTAATGTTTTTAGATATTGAAAACTTTGATATAAATAATCAAGTAATTAAATTCGAAAATGAAATCGAACATTTTTTAGTGACAACAAATATTGAAAATGCAATCCAAACACAAATTATTTTTTCAGACATTTTAACTGATCAAAAAAAGGCGACAACTCCACCGCTTGTTTAATTTATTAAAATAAAATACTTTTAAATAACAAATAATTACCTAACAATAAAAAAATAATATAAAAATTAAAATAATGTTTTTGTAATAAACATTTATAGATAACAATTATTTTTATAATTATTTTTTTCTATACAAAAATTAAATTTAATAAATTAAACAGGAGAAAAAAACATGAAAAAATTAATAACACTATTGGGAGCTCTAGCAGTTACTGCTAGTGCTTCATCAACTGTAATTGCTTGTGGAAACCCAGGTGATACAGGAGGTAACGGAGGAGGAAATGAAAATCTTCCTGATAAAAAATTTGAATTAGAAAAAACAAGTATTGATATTGATACAGTTAATCCAGGATACATTAATATTACAAATTATGATGTATTAAATTCAAATTCAATGCCTTCGGAATTTGAAATCAGTGATCCTGAAGCACTTCAAGTTACTGTTTCATCAATTGATAAAGCATTAATAATTGCTCCATTAACAAATGAAACAATTAATGGTATTAAAGTTACTGTAAAATCTAAAATACATTCAGTTACACTTACAGTAAATGTAAAAAAAGCAGATAAGCAAGATCAAATGAAATTATCTGAAAAAGAAATAATAATGAATACTTCAAAAGAAGCAAGAATTAAAATTACCAATTTTGATTATTTAGTGCCAGAAGCAAAACCAAATAATGAATTTGAATTTAGTGAGTCTAATTACGCAACAGCAGAATATGATGATTCAAACCATGATATTGTAATTAAATCATTATCTAAGGAGATTAGTGATTTAAAACTTACAATTAAAACTAACAATAAAAAAGATGTAACAATCTCAATTAATATCAAAGCTGAGGTAATAGATTTATCTCAAGGAGAATATATTAAAAACATTATTGCTGGAAATATGGATGAATATGGAAATATCGATTCATCAATAGCTGTTGGTGATAAAGGATTTCAAATTACAGAAAAATCAGTTTTAACAAGCTTTAATGTTATGAATGGTGTCAATATTTCTGCAGATGATGTTGTTATTGAATCTGAAGAAGGAAGTGGAGATAATGGAATTGGTGCAACTTATTATATTTCAAGTAATGGTAATTCAGAGAATATTATTGGTGAAATAGAATTAACTTTAAACCAAGGAATTGATCCAAATGAATACTTTAGAAATAAGAATCTAGGAGAAATAAGATTATTTGAAGGTGCATTTAATAAATTAAATGAAGTTTTAAATTCAAAAGATGTAATAAGTTTAGGAGCAATGGTTTTTGAAGTTGTTGGAGATAGAAATAAACAATTAGAATATGTTAAAGCAAATTTTGTTAAAAATATGGGTGCAGCTGGACAAGCAATTATGAAAAATGCAGTTACAACTGCAACAACATTCCAAATTACAAATATGCCAGATTTAGGTGGAATTTTTGTAAAAGATCAAAATATAGAGTTCACATTTAAATTTGTAAAAGAAGATAGAATCACCTTTTATGAAGGATTACCAGAAAATAAAATGATAAATATTGAACCTGGTTCAAGTTATGAGACAGATAGAACTCCAGAGGGTCAAATTGCTTTAAAAACATATGTATATAATAGTTTAAATTCTAATTTCAAAGAAAAAATTACTTTAGATCATTTCTTAAGATTTAGTAAGGTTTTGTATGATCAACAATGAGTAAAATCAATAGATTGATTGGGATTTCCAACTTTCTATGAAGGAACATATACTAAAATAGATATTTTACCTGGTTCACCATTACTTTATGGTCATGATGGAGCAGCATATATTGGATATATCAATAATCCTGGAGGTCTTGCAGGAGCTTCTGGTGGAGGAAATCTAGAGAAATATGAAGAATCAGGTTCTTTAGATATAAAATATACAGCAGGAATGGGAGCATTTACAACAACAGGTTCAATGTCTGGTAATTTTTACCAAGGACATCCTGTAATAAATGTTTATGATTATGAAACTTCAGTAGGAACAATTAATCCAATTGATGATATTGAAATGTATGTTGGAGATTCTAAAACAATAGATATTTCAGGAACAAACTTAGAGTATAAAGATATTGAAGTTATTTCAAATACTAATTTTGTAACAGCTCAAATTGAAGACAAAAAATTAAAACTTACTTCTAATGAAGTGGGAAATGGTAATGTAACGCTAGCTGTAAAAGATAAAAGTAATAATAAAATAGATTTAAAAATAAACGTAATAGCAAAACCAATAATAAATACAGAATTAAATAATTTTACATTGACCAAAACAGAAGCAACAAAAACAATTTCATTCGAAATTGAGAATTTAAGAGATAGTGATAAAATAACTGTTGAATCTTCTAATACAAAAAGTAGTACAGTTAGTGAAATAACAAAAAATGATATTATGCAATATCAATTTGATGTAGTTTATGTCAATGCACCATTTTTAAATTCTAACTCAACTATTTCAATTAAAGTCAATGGAACAGAAATAAAATCATTTGTAGTAACAAGTTCAAATAAATAAAATAAATGAATAATCAAAAGCCTTTTTTCAAAAATTCTTTTAAGAATTTAATTAAAAACAAAATTCAGTTAATTACAATCATTATTTTGGTTTTTTTAACGTCTTTTGTTTTTACTCTTTCGTACTCTTCAATGAGTCGAATTGAAAATTCTTATAATGACTTTATTTCAGAACAATATAGTAACCAACATGACTTTGTAATTGATCTATCAAATACTTCATATAAAAACAATTATAATGAAGATAAATTTAAAACAATAACAGATGTTGATGTAAGAGATAACTTAGTGATGAGTTATCTTCAAGATAAATTAAAAGATAGCGAATATGAATTTAATATTGATAGAGTTGAGTCAAGATTATCAACTTTATCAAGTGAAAAAACATTAAAAGTTTTTGCATTGAACCCTGATCAAAAAGTTGATAAATTTGCTGTGAGTAAGGGAATGCAAATTGATTTGTGAAAGAAATATACACAAGCTACAAATAACTACACAGTTAGATGAGCCTATGTAAATGAACAGTTTGCTAAACAAAACAATATTCAAATTAATGATATTATTAGAATTCAAGATGATGAATATGGTTCAACTGTTTTAGTAAAAGATAGTGAAAAAAAATCAGTTGATATGTCAATTTATGATGGAATTGATATCAACTTATGAATAGATAGAACAGAATATAGTAATCAAAATTGATTTCAAGTTGTTGGTTATGGTTCAACTGCAGATTTTTCAACTCCAATTGTGGATGCAACAAAACCTTTACCAGATACTAAAAATGAAGGTTTAGTTTATGTAAATCCAATTTCATTTGGTTTACAAAATGTGTATTATAATTCTATTTATCCAGATAATGAATTTGACTTTAACAATACTGATTCAAGAAGAATTTGATATACAGATAGTGAATTAAAAACTAATGAAGTTTTAAAAGTCACTTCTGCCTCTGATAAAGAAATTAACTTTGTTGGAAAATTTATAAATAATACTAATATTAATGAAAAAATTGAAGTTTTAAATAAATATTTAACTAGTTTAGATAATCAAGGACACGGTATAAATTTATATACTAGTTACGAAAATAAAGTAAATAAAAATTTACCAATTGTAACTGGCCTTGGAGATAGTAACTATAATTATGCAAATAGAACAACAATGCTTCATTTAACAATTGTAATGTACAAAACATTTAGTTTTGCTGTAATGGGAGTTACTTTATCAATTGCAATTGTAATGTTGATTACAATGTTGAATAACCAAATTAAAAAAACTTTTGGACAATCAGGAGTATTAATGTCTCTTGGTTATAAAAAATCTTCATTAATTTGGTCAAATAGTTTATATCCATTATTCATATCAGTTACTGGAGGACTAATTGGATACATTGTTGGAATGTCTAGTCAAGATTTAATAATTAATATTTTTAACAATTACTTTGCAATTAATATGCAACCATTTAGTCTTTCGTGACAATCACTTTTAGTGACACTGTTGGGAATATTTACTCTTTTAGAAACGATTACATTAATTACATATTTTTACACATTTTCAAAATTTACACCTTTAGAAATGATAAATTTTGAAAGTAGAAGTGCAACAAATAAATTTAAATTAGGACTAAAAAAAATCTTAACTACAAGAAAAAAATTTGATTCAAGATTTAAGGGTGCAATTTTATCAAACTCAATTGCTAAATTAATGGCTGTATTTTCAGTTATGTTTGTCTCTTCTACATTAATTTCAATTGGAACAATCATGCCCCAAGTTTTAAGTGATAATAAAGTTAAAACTTATGAACAAAATAGTTTTGATAATATTATTGAATATCAATCACCAATATATAATAGTCCAACTAGTTTTTATAAAACTTATAATCCAAGTACTAGCTTGAAAGATTTTGATATTGATAATAGTGAAAACATTTTAGATATGTATATTCAAAACAATATCAATCAAAAAGTATATAATCCTTCAACTGATGTTGGAGCATTAAACGATATGACTTATAAAACAATTGATCTAGATTATT encodes the following:
- a CDS encoding lipoprotein; translation: MKKLITLLGALAVTASASSTVIACGNPGDTGGNGGGNENLPDKKFELEKTSIDIDTVNPGYINITNYDVLNSNSMPSEFEISDPEALQVTVSSIDKALIIAPLTNETINGIKVTVKSKIHSVTLTVNVKKADKQDQMKLSEKEIIMNTSKEARIKITNFDYLVPEAKPNNEFEFSESNYATAEYDDSNHDIVIKSLSKEISDLKLTIKTNNKKDVTISINIKAEVIDLSQGEYIKNIIAGNMDEYGNIDSSIAVGDKGFQITEKSVLTSFNVMNGVNISADDVVIESEEGSGDNGIGATYYISSNGNSENIIGEIELTLNQGIDPNEYFRNKNLGEIRLFEGAFNKLNEVLNSKDVISLGAMVFEVVGDRNKQLEYVKANFVKNMGAAGQAIMKNAVTTATTFQITNMPDLGGIFVKDQNIEFTFKFVKEDRITFYEGLPENKMINIEPGSSYETDRTPEGQIALKTYVYNSLNSNFKEKITLDHFLRFSKVLYDQQWVKSIDWLGFPTFYEGTYTKIDILPGSPLLYGHDGAAYIGYINNPGGLAGASGGGNLEKYEESGSLDIKYTAGMGAFTTTGSMSGNFYQGHPVINVYDYETSVGTINPIDDIEMYVGDSKTIDISGTNLEYKDIEVISNTNFVTAQIEDKKLKLTSNEVGNGNVTLAVKDKSNNKIDLKINVIAKPIINTELNNFTLTKTEATKTISFEIENLRDSDKITVESSNTKSSTVSEITKNDIMQYQFDVVYVNAPFLNSNSTISIKVNGTEIKSFVVTSSNK